A single genomic interval of Helianthus annuus cultivar XRQ/B chromosome 6, HanXRQr2.0-SUNRISE, whole genome shotgun sequence harbors:
- the LOC110865935 gene encoding auxin-responsive protein SAUR21: MAIRMPRIIQARKILKRSLSNGSTTPASMDIPKGYFAIYVGEQEKKRFVVSVSLLSEPTFQELLHQAEEEFGYNHPMGGLTIPCSEDVFTDLASRLGAF, encoded by the coding sequence ATGGCCATACGTATGCCACGCATCATTCAAGCAAGAAAAATTCTCAAACGGTCCCTCTCTAATGGTAGCACCACTCCTGCATCTATGGACATCCCCAAAGGCTATTTTGCCATTTATGTTGGAGAACAAGAGAAGAAGCGGTTTGTGGTATCTGTATCACTACTAAGCGAACCTACGTTTCAGGAGCTACTGCATCAGGCAGAAGAAGAGTTTGGCTACAACCATCCAATGGGCGGGCTCACGATTCCCTGTAGTGAAGATGTATTCACAGATCTGGCTTCTCGTTTGGGAGCATTTTGA
- the LOC118479312 gene encoding uncharacterized protein LOC118479312 encodes MAPLAATEISDHHHLESGHHHLKYPVTTISNPVTTIGIMFSVLLIFAYLMADAAPWGHGGDGAGDPPLPPGGFRGTHETDAVPPKRVRGKAKNEKLRRLVKAGGPVSLTFDRQVTYTPVGKTRDMFSREAGLYMWFDKIGWDNVEQHYKDALMNHLRENFNFDEVERDIEAKNLTGGIRAVLMKRYSDRKHDAKKLFKSKGGYNDLESARAFHPPDMPYDNWLRTIEGFREEKYIKRSKANTLVREKQQFPYRGGTSSYGSTANKNIMFYVCVRVCKLLFI; translated from the exons ATggcacctttagcggcgacag AAATATCCGATCACCACCATCTCGAATCCGGTCACCACCATCTCAAATATCCGGTCACCACCATCTCAAATCCGGTCACCACCATCG GGATTATGTTTTCTGTATTGTTGATATTCGCTTATCTGATGGCTGATGCGGCCCCCTGGGGACATGGGGGTGACGGCGCTGGTGATCCACCGCTTCCTCCTGGTGGATTTCGTGGCACACACGAGACAGACG CGGTTCCCCCGAAGAGGGTTAGGGGGAAAGCAAAAAACGAGAAGCTAAGGCGTCTGGTAAAAGCGGGGGGGCCTGTATCGCTTACGTTTGACAGGCAGGTGACGTATACCCCTGTTGGTAAAACAAGAGATATGTTTTCACGGGAGGCCGGCCTGTATATGTGGTTCGATAAAATTGGATGGGATAACGTTGAACAACATTACAAGGATGCCCTCATGAACCACTTACGG gaaaatttcaattttgatgAAGTGGAACGTGATATAGAGGCCAAAAACTTGACGGGTGGCATTAGGGCTGTACTTATGAAGCGGTACTCTGACCGCAAGCACGATGCTAAAAAATTATTTAAGAGCAAGGGAGGTTACAATGATCTTGAGAGTGCAAGGGCATTCCATCCCCCGGATATGCCCTATGATAACTGGTTGAGAACCATTGAAGGTTTCCGGgaagaaaaatatattaaaagaagcAAGGCCAACACACTAGTACGCGAGAAACAACAATTCCCATACCGTGGGGGGACATCTTCGTACGGTAGCACCGCCAataaaaatataatgttttatgtatgtgtgcgtgtgtgtaagcttttgtttatttaa
- the LOC110865934 gene encoding uncharacterized protein LOC110865934 translates to MDWVPTYAKTHTDNQGNWVDPVAEQNYRNIQHATSEWSGEGPPIAPYQEALGERRGWYRGMGPKTSSNTSSHSSSNMSSSQSRTQEPFSEDFVNSLFQTPSFLNQLNNYLASQGKGKGKSKDYHSDNLFDNESDDEPNDNDDDE, encoded by the exons ATGGATTGGGTACCTACGTATGCTAAAACCCACACGGACAATCAAGGGAATTGGGTTGATCCGGTTGCTGAACAAAATTAC CGGAACATACAACACGCCACAAGTGAATGGAGCGGTGAGGGTCCGCCAATTGCCCCGTATCAGGAAGCGTTGGGTGAGCGGCGAGGATGGTACCGCGGGATGGGGCCTAAAACTTCTTCCAACACGTCCTCGCACTCGTCATCTAACATGTCGTCTTCGCAATCTCGGACGCAAGAACCCTTTTCTGAG GATTTTGTTAACAGCTTGTTCCAAACCCCGTCATTTTTGAACCAACTTAACAACTATCTTGCTtcacaaggaaaaggaaaaggaaagtcaAAAGACTACCATTCTGACAACTTATTCGATAATGAATCCGACGATGAACCCAACGATAATGATGACGATGAGTGA